From one Lycium barbarum isolate Lr01 chromosome 6, ASM1917538v2, whole genome shotgun sequence genomic stretch:
- the LOC132645943 gene encoding ferritin-like catalase Nec2, with product MPIISITSPSYILIFMILMSSKLISISLSQDFHCPTGIPKYSVPVFKEDIDLMQFSENLEFLEAEYFLWATHGYGLDIVAPELVIGGPPPIGVHKANLDPFTKDIITEFALQEVGHLRALKSKVGGFPRPLMDLSAKNFAKLFDEAFGYKLEPPFDPYRDSLNFVLSCYALPYTALVGYVGTNPLIKGYETKRLLAGLLGAESGQDAMIRMYLYQRASKVVYPYKHTVAEFTIHISNLRNRLAMCGTKDEGLFVPWQLGAENRTATNILSADVNSLSQWRTPAEILRIVYNTGNEHVRGGFFPHGANGSIARRLLKL from the exons atgcCTATAATATCAATTACTTCACCTTCCTATATTTTAATATTCATGATTTTGATGTCTAGCAAGCTGATCAGCATCTCCCTTTCTCAAGATTTTCATTGTCCAACAGGGATTCCAAAGTACTCAGTACCAGTGTTCAAAGAAGACATTGACTTGATGCAATTCTCTGAGAATTTAGAGTTCTTAGAAGCTGAATACTTCTTGTGGGCTACACATGGTTATGGTCTTGATATAGTAGCACCAGAATTAGTCATAGGTGGGCCTCCCCCAATTGGTGTCCACAAAGCTAATCTTGATCCTTTTACAAAGGACATCATCACTGAGTTTGCCTTGCAAGAAGTTGGCCATCTCAG GGCACTTAAATCGAAAGTAGGTGGTTTTCCAAGACCTTTGATGGATCTAAGTGCTAAAAACTTCGCAAAGCTATTTGATGAAGCATTTGGTTACAAATTGGAACCCCCATTTGATCCTTATAGAGATAGCCTCAATTTCGTGCTGTCTTGCTATGCACTGCCATATACTGCATTGGTCGGTTATGTTGGTACAAATCCCCTCATCAAAGGCTATGAAACAAAAAGA CTTTTGGCAGGACTATTAGGAGCTGAATCAGGGCAAGATGCAATGATCAGAATGTACCTTTACCAGAGAGCTTCAAAAGTAGTATACCCGTACAAACACACAGTAGCTGAGTTCACAATCCACATCTCCAATTTAAGAAACCGTTTGGCAATGTGCGGGACTAAAGACGAAGGTTTGTTCGTGCCATGGCAACTTGGTGCCGAGAATCGTACAGCAACTAACATATTATCAGCCGATGTCAATTCGCTCTCCCAATGGCGGACTCCAGCAGAGATTCTAAGGATTGTGTATAACACTGGCAATGAGCATGTTCGTGGTGGATTTTTTCCTCATGGTGCTAATGGCAGCATTGCTAGGAGATTGTTAAAACTATAG